The following coding sequences lie in one bacterium genomic window:
- the rodA gene encoding rod shape-determining protein RodA produces MSLMHALVPPGDKLIFVAWVLLGLASLAVLWSVTEPISGPYEQLDPGVSKTVFIKQAIWLVISYVGLIIATRVPLRYLDNVAIPLYLFTILLLLLILLIGPKIGGAQRWLALGPMRLQPSEVAKVTFIIMCASVLGRDKDRGAGFGTTLVSFAVMAVPMFLVLREPDLGTSLVFLAVWVGMIFWYGIPGILLLAAASAVASAVIMFYSESVAEQAWPWAAYILLILGGLYLVNWSIPAKVTVLGLNVASGIGIPFFWERLKGYQQERILTFFDPGRDAFGSGYQAIQSKVAIGSGGLFGTHYLQGTQKGLAFLPERQTDFIFSVVGEELGFLGTVVLLGLFLLIILRGVTVAATARQPYQRFMAIGIVTYFVFHVVVNVAITTGLLPVTGLPLPLISYGGSNLLISSVLLGLLLNVSSRTFEA; encoded by the coding sequence ATGAGCCTGATGCACGCCCTGGTCCCGCCGGGGGACAAGCTCATCTTCGTGGCCTGGGTGCTGCTGGGGTTGGCCAGCCTGGCCGTGCTGTGGTCGGTGACCGAACCCATCTCCGGCCCCTACGAGCAGCTCGACCCGGGCGTGTCCAAGACCGTCTTCATCAAGCAGGCCATCTGGCTGGTGATCAGCTACGTGGGCCTGATCATCGCCACGCGGGTGCCCCTGCGCTACCTGGACAACGTGGCGATCCCGCTCTACCTGTTCACGATCCTGCTGCTGCTGCTGATCCTCCTGATCGGGCCGAAGATCGGCGGCGCCCAGCGCTGGCTCGCCCTCGGGCCCATGCGCCTGCAGCCGTCGGAAGTGGCCAAGGTGACCTTCATCATCATGTGCGCGAGCGTGCTCGGCCGCGACAAGGACCGCGGCGCCGGCTTCGGCACCACCCTCGTCAGCTTCGCGGTCATGGCCGTGCCCATGTTCCTGGTCCTGCGCGAGCCCGACCTCGGCACCAGCCTGGTCTTCCTGGCGGTTTGGGTGGGCATGATCTTCTGGTACGGCATCCCCGGCATCCTGCTGCTGGCGGCGGCGAGCGCGGTGGCCAGCGCGGTGATCATGTTCTACTCCGAGTCCGTGGCCGAGCAGGCCTGGCCGTGGGCGGCCTACATCCTGCTGATCCTGGGCGGGCTGTACCTGGTGAACTGGAGCATCCCGGCCAAGGTCACGGTGCTGGGGCTGAACGTGGCGTCGGGCATCGGCATCCCCTTCTTCTGGGAGCGCCTGAAAGGCTACCAGCAGGAGCGCATCCTGACCTTCTTCGATCCCGGCCGCGACGCCTTCGGCTCGGGCTACCAGGCGATCCAGTCGAAGGTGGCCATCGGCTCGGGCGGGCTCTTCGGCACCCACTACCTGCAGGGTACCCAGAAGGGGCTCGCGTTCCTGCCCGAGCGGCAGACCGACTTCATCTTCTCGGTGGTGGGGGAGGAACTCGGCTTCCTCGGCACGGTTGTGCTGCTGGGGCTGTTCCTGCTGATCATCCTGCGCGGGGTGACGGTGGCCGCCACGGCGCGGCAGCCGTACCAGCGCTTCATGGCGATCGGCATCGTGACCTACTTCGTCTTCCACGTGGTGGTGAACGTCGCCATCACGACGGGGCTGCTGCCGGTGACCGGCCTGCCGCTGCCGCTGATCAGCTACGGGGGCTCGAACCTCCTGATCAGCTCGGTGCTGCTGGGCCTGCTGCTGAACGTGAGCTCGCGCACCTTCGAAGCCTGA